One genomic region from Mycoplasmopsis meleagridis encodes:
- the rpmG gene encoding 50S ribosomal protein L33, with the protein MPREGLILACTECKHENYISKKNKKNNPEKIEISKFCNNCRKQTSHKEKK; encoded by the coding sequence ATGCCAAGAGAAGGGCTTATACTTGCATGTACTGAATGTAAACATGAAAATTACATCAGCAAGAAAAACAAGAAAAATAATCCTGAAAAAATCGAAATTTCAAAATTCTGCAACAATTGTAGAAAACAAACTTCTCATAAAGAAAAGAAATAA
- a CDS encoding sigma factor-like helix-turn-helix DNA-binding protein, whose protein sequence is MNKINDIDEIDYLIDLFEEYKEFLTQTQKQAFYLYFYENLSYQEIANITATTRSAAYDSVKKAIINLKKIASKIT, encoded by the coding sequence ATGAACAAAATTAATGATATTGATGAAATAGATTATTTAATAGATCTATTTGAAGAGTATAAAGAATTTTTAACCCAAACTCAAAAACAGGCTTTTTATTTATATTTTTATGAAAATTTATCTTATCAAGAAATAGCTAATATTACTGCTACAACGCGTAGTGCAGCTTATGATAGTGTTAAAAAAGCAATTATTAATTTAAAAAAAATAGCAAGCAAAATAACCTAA
- the ftsY gene encoding signal recognition particle-docking protein FtsY: MGFFKYLKNKLFGDKEKDVKVKEEQIKQREEKELIESKKLEKYKTGLAKSSSLGQKILDLQNKSKQIDEDFFEELEEILIMSDINSSLVYAIITHIKNEVRKRNLTNPKDIGELVADQMFVIYTNNSIVDTSLNYQDNRLNVFIFIGVNGSGKTTSIAKIAHKYVKEGKKVLIAAGDTFRAGAVNQLEIWANRVGADIVKSAKENADPASVIYSALEKAKKENYDILLIDTAGRLQNKINLMKELEKIYQVIKKFQNDAPHECLLVLDATTGQNGISQAKSFNEITYLSGIILTKMDGTSKGGIILSIKDEFDLNVKYIGLGEGLDDLEEFDLDKFIYAMTRDLITDEQN, encoded by the coding sequence ATGGGTTTTTTTAAATATTTAAAAAATAAACTATTTGGTGATAAAGAAAAAGATGTCAAAGTAAAAGAAGAGCAAATTAAGCAAAGAGAAGAAAAAGAACTAATTGAATCAAAAAAACTCGAAAAATATAAAACAGGATTAGCTAAATCATCTTCTTTAGGACAAAAAATTCTTGATTTACAAAATAAAAGTAAACAAATTGATGAAGATTTTTTTGAAGAATTAGAAGAAATTTTGATAATGAGTGATATTAATTCTTCTTTGGTATATGCAATTATTACTCATATTAAAAATGAAGTTAGAAAAAGAAATTTGACTAATCCTAAAGATATAGGTGAATTAGTAGCAGATCAAATGTTTGTTATTTACACTAATAATAGCATTGTTGATACATCGTTAAATTATCAAGATAATAGATTAAATGTCTTCATTTTTATTGGAGTTAATGGAAGTGGAAAAACTACGTCAATTGCTAAAATAGCCCATAAATACGTTAAAGAAGGCAAAAAAGTTCTAATTGCAGCTGGTGATACTTTTAGAGCTGGCGCAGTAAATCAATTAGAAATATGAGCGAATAGAGTAGGTGCAGATATAGTAAAGTCTGCTAAAGAAAATGCTGATCCTGCTTCTGTTATTTATAGCGCTTTAGAAAAAGCAAAAAAAGAAAATTATGATATTTTGTTAATCGACACTGCTGGTAGATTACAAAATAAGATTAATTTAATGAAAGAACTAGAAAAAATTTATCAAGTTATAAAAAAATTTCAAAATGACGCACCACACGAATGCTTATTGGTTTTAGATGCAACCACTGGTCAAAATGGTATTTCGCAGGCCAAATCGTTTAATGAAATAACCTATTTAAGTGGAATTATTCTTACCAAAATGGATGGTACTTCTAAAGGAGGAATTATTTTATCTATTAAAGACGAATTTGATTTAAATGTTAAATATATCGGTTTAGGCGAAGGATTAGATGATTTAGAAGAATTTGACTTAGATAAATTTATATATGCAATGACTAGAGATTTAATTACAGATGAACAAAATTAA